One Candidatus Obscuribacterales bacterium genomic window carries:
- a CDS encoding alr0857 family protein: MLKLTYSDMGLYLERVAEPLEVLLARRALLALRTGHSIHIHSSRASLLFSTQAIQRTDLEQAIQAEWTNQCRHFSRDSVITLDAVDEHWIEVSLPGVWIASDRHTHDGIVMTCLGDRLEALFMELWLMQNSVSFCSES; the protein is encoded by the coding sequence CTCAAACTCACCTACTCCGATATGGGGTTGTATCTCGAACGGGTCGCCGAACCCCTAGAGGTATTGCTCGCTCGTCGAGCTTTGCTGGCGCTACGGACAGGACATAGCATCCACATACACAGCAGTCGCGCCTCCTTATTGTTTTCCACTCAAGCTATTCAACGAACTGATCTAGAACAGGCAATTCAAGCCGAATGGACGAATCAGTGCCGCCATTTTTCAAGGGATTCAGTCATTACCCTAGATGCTGTTGACGAACACTGGATCGAAGTCAGTCTTCCTGGGGTATGGATTGCCAGCGATCGCCATACCCACGACGGCATTGTCATGACCTGCTTGGGCGATCGCCTAGAAGCACTGTTTATGGAGCTTTGGCTGATGCAAAATTCTGTGTCATTCTGCTCAGAATCGTGA
- a CDS encoding GNAT family N-acetyltransferase: MSKTAIDVTYRLATLADLELALNLMQEFYAIERIQFQESWTRPVLTEFLQNETYGQFWLVEAHQAIAGYGIITFGYSLELGGRDALLDELYLRPAFQGQGLGSQMLDLMETTCRRQGIKVLSLVVDHHNPKARSLYERSGFRQPTRDILHKWLEPQPSMLS, encoded by the coding sequence ATGAGCAAAACGGCGATTGATGTGACCTATCGCTTGGCAACACTGGCAGACCTTGAACTTGCCCTGAACCTGATGCAGGAGTTCTATGCAATCGAGCGAATTCAGTTTCAAGAATCATGGACTCGTCCTGTCTTGACGGAATTTTTGCAAAACGAGACCTATGGCCAGTTTTGGCTAGTGGAAGCCCATCAAGCGATCGCTGGTTATGGAATCATTACCTTTGGCTATAGCCTGGAGCTGGGCGGGCGAGATGCCTTGCTCGATGAGCTCTACCTAAGACCAGCGTTTCAAGGGCAGGGACTTGGGTCGCAGATGCTGGACTTAATGGAGACCACCTGCCGCCGTCAGGGCATCAAGGTTCTCAGTCTTGTGGTCGATCACCATAATCCCAAGGCGCGATCGCTCTATGAACGGTCTGGCTTCCGTCAACCCACCCGCGACATTTTACATAAGTGGCTCGAACCCCAGCCGTCCATGCTGAGTTGA
- a CDS encoding Npun_F0494 family protein: MTSVKSNPIFARYPRRTILRAERAVRCSPFSPALFFTMSREGVALGAIAGESGCRLGYTRRPVAELVAESELLWLIQVGMLRREVDGQGLTDSFRLTPLGRLLLDQWHSATTMPPPSWVDRILNTLSRWIRWSEWLQ, from the coding sequence ATGACCTCGGTAAAGTCAAACCCGATTTTTGCTCGTTACCCACGCCGCACGATCCTTCGAGCTGAGCGAGCAGTGCGCTGTTCGCCTTTTTCCCCAGCTTTATTTTTCACCATGAGTCGGGAAGGTGTTGCCCTGGGGGCGATCGCTGGAGAATCGGGCTGCAGGCTGGGCTATACTCGTCGCCCTGTGGCGGAATTGGTTGCCGAGTCAGAACTTCTGTGGCTGATCCAGGTTGGGATGCTGCGCCGGGAAGTGGATGGACAAGGCTTAACCGATAGTTTTCGGTTGACCCCTCTGGGTCGGTTGCTGCTGGATCAGTGGCATTCCGCAACAACAATGCCACCGCCATCTTGGGTGGATCGCATTCTCAATACCCTAAGTCGATGGATACGCTGGTCGGAATGGCTACAGTAA
- the cobQ gene encoding cobyric acid synthase CobQ, producing the protein MKAIMLLGTLSRSGKSLLVTALSRILVRQGWRVGPFKAQTCGVSTYFTSSGGEIGYAQAVQAWAAQTLPRVDMNPIVLKLQDAAIARVVFAGKTAIGEINLSDYYPQHHEAAWRVIQDALHRLKDEFDVLVCEGEGTPSELPIKPYDVSNFRVAQALDAAVFLVVDLERDGAFAQVLGTLETLEPDERSRVAGLILNKAHGSRSLLQSTIQHLVERTGIPVVGTIPYLDQTFPAIESLSLIDHRTHDSGRDVNISIIKLPRISNLTDFDPLRSEASVALRYVGLKETLGYPDAVIIPGSKSTIADLLTLQRTGMAEQLQNYAAAGGTVLGICGGFQMMGKLLADPEGIEGQEGRFKGLGLIPLKTVITSQKTARQRSVTSNYPQAGLPVVGYEFCQGRSHALDKDVNETDESPFTALFDDRNLGVVDNAQLLWGTHLHGLFDNGPWRRTWLNRLRQQRGLSSLPTGISNYREQREMLLDAIADVGEAYLDLGAILASLGDASPA; encoded by the coding sequence ATGAAGGCAATTATGCTGCTGGGAACGCTTTCCCGATCGGGAAAATCGTTACTGGTGACGGCCTTGTCCCGAATTCTGGTTCGCCAGGGCTGGCGGGTTGGCCCCTTTAAGGCCCAAACTTGTGGAGTGAGCACCTACTTTACATCGAGTGGTGGTGAAATTGGCTATGCGCAGGCGGTGCAGGCCTGGGCTGCCCAAACCCTGCCACGGGTGGATATGAATCCCATCGTGCTCAAGCTCCAAGATGCAGCGATCGCCCGCGTGGTGTTTGCTGGCAAAACCGCTATTGGTGAAATCAATCTATCAGACTATTATCCGCAGCACCATGAAGCAGCATGGCGGGTGATTCAAGATGCCTTGCATCGGCTCAAGGATGAGTTCGATGTGTTGGTCTGCGAAGGTGAAGGAACACCGTCAGAGTTGCCCATAAAACCCTACGATGTGTCTAATTTTCGGGTGGCTCAGGCCCTTGATGCGGCAGTCTTTTTGGTGGTTGACCTAGAGCGGGATGGAGCGTTTGCGCAAGTTTTAGGAACTCTGGAAACGCTGGAACCCGACGAGCGATCGCGGGTCGCGGGTTTGATTCTCAACAAGGCTCATGGATCGCGATCGCTGCTGCAGTCAACGATTCAACACTTGGTGGAACGCACGGGCATTCCGGTGGTGGGCACAATTCCCTACCTTGACCAAACCTTTCCTGCCATTGAGTCTCTTTCCTTAATTGATCATCGCACCCACGATAGCGGTCGAGACGTCAATATTTCGATTATCAAACTACCTCGAATTTCTAACCTGACAGACTTTGATCCACTGCGATCGGAAGCCAGCGTTGCCCTGCGCTACGTGGGTTTGAAGGAAACCTTGGGCTATCCTGATGCGGTCATTATCCCCGGCTCCAAATCTACCATTGCTGATTTGCTAACCCTGCAGCGTACCGGCATGGCGGAACAATTGCAAAACTATGCAGCGGCGGGCGGAACTGTGTTGGGAATCTGCGGCGGCTTTCAAATGATGGGTAAGCTATTGGCTGACCCGGAGGGCATTGAAGGACAGGAAGGACGCTTCAAGGGTTTGGGACTCATTCCCTTAAAAACGGTGATTACCTCCCAGAAAACAGCACGGCAGCGATCGGTGACCTCCAACTATCCCCAAGCAGGACTGCCGGTGGTGGGCTATGAGTTCTGCCAGGGGCGCAGCCATGCGTTGGATAAGGACGTTAATGAAACCGATGAATCGCCGTTTACAGCCTTATTTGACGATCGCAATCTAGGCGTAGTAGATAATGCTCAGCTTCTCTGGGGTACCCATCTGCATGGCTTATTCGACAATGGCCCATGGCGACGCACTTGGCTGAACCGTCTGCGCCAACAGCGCGGACTGTCGTCTTTACCGACGGGGATCTCCAATTATCGTGAACAGCGGGAAATGTTGCTGGATGCGATCGCTGATGTGGGAGAAGCTTATCTAGACTTAGGAGCCATCCTCGCGTCCTTGGGCG